GATTTTCCTTCCTGAAACACACAAATGTGTTACTTAAACTTTTCTTATATACCAATCGTCCTACTGTTTCTtattgtaccttcttattctggTAGTTGAGAAACaaatttttttgacatgattATTCTGATAGACAAACAGAATTCTTCATGTTACATAGACAGACTTCTTCTGTCACAATACTTAATCATCATACTTAATCTTGTACTGTATTTATCTAAAAGCACCAAACCAAGATCCTAGAGCAAGAATTTCATGGTCAGAACCAAATTCTCCATAGAAAAACTAAAACCTAAAAGTATGTGGTAATATTTCCAATAAAAGTGCAACATAACAAGTACTTAGTTAAATTGCTATAAAAGACTTCACAAAAATGCATATTTTTCTGTCTCCAGTAATAGAAATGCAGACAACACATGCACAGAGAAATTAGAAAAAAGAATACATAACTTTGCTTTCGATGTGAAACACTTTCATATGGAAGCTTAAAGAAATAGCATCAACATTCTTCTCTGAATGTAAGCATACATTTTACAGTTATAGCATACCTGTAGCTCAAATGGTATGGGGTCAAAAGCTAAGCGATTCCCAAATCCAACAAAATGGACAACACTATTTTTAATTAGGATAGGTAGAATCTTTTTCAGGTAAAAGCTTGGCTTTGACTCCTTCATGACTTCATCATCAGTAACCTAACAAACATTTTTGGTAAGTTCAAATTAAACAAGGACCAGGAAGATAGACAATATTGCttgatatcttttttcttttctattattatataaaaaaaaaattcaaaatctgcTAAAAATGTAAACTTACAAGGCTACCAATTGCCTCCAAGTCTAAAGATCGTAGTTCAACAGGCAGTTCCTTCACAATCCGGATATCAGCTTTTAAGTAATCAATAAAATGCTCCGCCTGATATATATCGCTGAACTGGCTAACATATAGAATTTAATAATGTCAAATTCTACATGTGAATAACTCAGAGTAGTTCTCTAATCTTAGCACTAGAAATATCCAACTAGTACTACCAATATAATCATCTAGGATGcatcaattttaataaaaaaatgtaataaaataatttgaaGCAGCTAAACATAAGCCCTCATATAGCAAATGAAACAAATATATTAAGTAAACTGATGGGAAATAGTTACCATAGCATGCACAGACTCATGTTGAGAATCTGAATGCAGGAAAATGCATTTCACGTTCTCTCACTGGTTCTTTTAACATTCATGTGAtagtcaaaatttcaaacaaaggcTGAATATAACATTGACTCTACAGGTACAAGGTTATGCCGTATCAAGCAATGCACTTGCCGCCATGATCCATACTTTTGCATGCTTTATAGCCAACTACACAGTAACCCCATGACAAATGGAGGTACtatgtttttttcttttcctaaAATGTGGTACCTCACCAGATTCTTAAAACTTGAAAACCCATGTATGCTTTCGTAAAAGGTTTTTATGTGTCATAAAACAACGGCAAACATCTTAGGATGGGCCTATTGAGGGCACATTGAAGTTATCCACTTAAAAGCTAATACCCATGCAACCTGCACTAGCCTATCTGCCAGGCTTTATATTTCAATGGGCATAAGTTAGGCCCTTGCTTTAAGGAAAGCCCTCCATTATAGATGAGGTTAAAGGCCTCATTAACAGCAATGAAGAAATCATATATGCCGCTCATGTAGTCACTGTTAATTTAACAATGAGATATACTCAATACATTCATATATGACTGATAAATGATATTTGCCATTATGATGATTTTTCTAAATCTTTTTCAATCAAAGGAATAAACATGAAGATAAACAGCATTGAAGAAAATACCTTTTATCTTTCCAAACACTGTTATATGAAAAATGTGGAATAACAAGAGTTGAATTAAGTAACCGAGCAACAGCGACAGCATTGCAGATctgttgatcagataagtgataaaaatatcagaaaGATCAGGAATTAAAAGTAGACAAGAAGAACAGAAACTTTGAATCCAAACAGCATAAATCAAATATCTATGAGGAAAAATGAATTTTGTTCTGATTCTGACACACCCACATTTTTCTTTTAGATTCTATGATTGAACAATAAAGTTGTCATGCCTATATATAACTAACATGAGAATCTCCAATCATgaaatttatgatatttattcTTTTCCCTAGATTCTTAAATCCAGATGAATTCAACAAATTGGCCATTCTTGATATACAACCTAAATTTGAAAATGCAAACAGACTACCATAAGAAGGTGTAATTTATTTCAGGTATTCAAGTATAAACAATAACCATGTTCTCCCATTTAAAATTCAAAACAACAAACAATGTTCTTAAGACTAAAATGTTGCAGTGTATGGGCATTTAATTTCCCTAGCatttactaatgaaaaaaaaaatatgataaaacaaAATGTTTTTCAGGAAGAATGCTTACAGCCACTCGCTGCTGGTTTATGCCACCAGTTGCACTGACTAGGATGTATCCATTATTTCCCTCTATGTTGGCAAGAAACAAACATAAGCAATGGATATGAGAAAGAAAAATGAACATTGCTTGCCAAAAGTGTGAGGAATGATTATATGAATCCAAGGAGCAAAGTGTGAAGATACATGCTCTCCTCATACAATATACTGAAAACATATTATAGCAAAAAgaagattttctttctttctctctcttttttttttttttttttttgtcattatgCAAAAAGAACATATGAATTGATGATACCACAAGTTTCCCAACTACGTTGATTGGCACAAGGAGTCCACGAAACAGCAGGATCTAGAGGTTCTTGCCATAAATCTTTAGGCTCTGGTTTACTCTCTGCCTAGATGTCAACATCCAGAAGGAACATGATTAGAATTATTAATTGTGTGAAAAACAAAAAACGTGCTGCTTAATCTATATTTTGATGAAATAGGAGAGACTGAATCCAAATCTTACTTCGGCCAAGGCATGAGCTGCCAAACCCAGTAGCTTGGAGAACATGACTCCATGAGGTGATTTGACTTTTCCATGCCATTTGTTCTGCAAGTTTTAATATTTGTGAAAAACAACTCAACTAATAAATTGTTATAATGGTCTAGTAGCAAAAGCGATCAGTATATTGGCAGATTTCAGAATTAACAGCACCCTCAATTATATGTGTTCAAAGTTTGTGGAGCGTCTATGAAAATACTGCAAAATATTAGTTTTGGAACACTTTGTTTGGCAACAGCTGTGATGGGCATCCATCAGTGAAAAGCAAATGCATAGATCTACTGGATTTTATcagatataattatttaattttaatgaaCTTAAAATTACAGTGAGCTGAATGGGATAAAGACCATAATCATACTTATATACATAACCATATTCTTATGACTCATTTAGATGCCGGTGAATTTAGGATAGGCACAATGTTAAGTTGTTTGGTATATGGCCCTATTCTGTTACCTCTAATTGTGATAGATTTTGAAGTTTGAACCACCCAGTTTTAATACATCCATATATATGGGTGAGAAGAGGCATATGTCAGTGCACAAGCTGGTCGCCAGTCCGTTAAATACTAAGTTGTGATAATTTCCACTCAAGCTATGTAATTTTTACCTTTTCCAACAATTCAAGAACATCTATGGGATCCAGAACAGGGCTAAGTTGGACCCGTCTATAATAAACAGTATGTACAACCATAGATATCTATTATCACTCAAAGACCAGAATATGAAGGAATTTGCATATCCATTACAGCTTGTCTATCTACTAGTTGGTGGTTTCCAAAATTATTTAAACTAACAGATTTAGAATTTAGCTCACACCCACAATAAGCCAGCATATCGACAACATCTAGAATAAAATAATTGGCTGTGATAACAATAGTCATTCTGTAATCCACTTACTATTCATTTCTTTGATCTATTTTACCAGTGGAATATGTTCCAAACTGATGTAATATGAAAAGGTCAAGCTAAAACATTGATCTACCATCTACTAACATATTATCTTTTAGTATGcagaattaataataaaaaatacattACATAGAACTTTCATTTatctaataaatctaaataatgtAATAAATAACAAACTTttaaatttgatgaaatttaacaatattttaaatattatatattagaataATATTATACAATGATATCATTAGTTTAGTATATTTTAATAGTAATATGAttacattattataatataataatattttatattacagaatgattattataatagaataataatgatgataaatatattatattataatataataatattatagtatTGCAATGTATTGTACCATCAAAATTGCTATTATTAAGTATTGTTAACTTATAGatcatttttaaattaaatttttaaaaaatgttGTTGCCAGAATTTGAATCGGGTGTTCAACAAAAAACAGCTTCTTGACACATCTCGAGTAGAGCTCTTGGCTAGAAGTTAAATTGGAACTTTTCCCTAGACATTTTTTTCAACTTTTGAAGAAGCAGAGAagttgtttcaaaatttttaccaaACATCTCAAAATCACTCAAAAAGAGTTTTTGGCCTTCCAAGAGGTTCTTTTTTAGCCTTCCAAAAGCAATAACAAACAGAGCCTTAGTTCCATGTCTTCAACTTGTGTgacttcaaaataaaaataaagtatgcgcagatttttttttactcaaaaaaaaaaaggatcctcGTCGACTGCTATATTGAGCAGTCATCAATAATCACGCTGATAGCTATGATATCGCAGCTTAAATGTTGTAAGGAAATAGTCTAAAATAGTATAGCTTAGGCGGTCAAATTTGGGGCAATATTGGAATACCGGACCAGTAAAGCCTTGTTTCCCGGAGTGTTTCATTCACTCAATGCATTGTATGCTAATCCGAACCTAAACTTACCATCTGATTCAATTGTCTACAAATTATATCAAGTATCTAATGCACAGGAACTTCCAATGGTGGACTTAATCTCACACTGGATGATGTTAACTGGAGCAGTTTGCCCTGAATTGCCGTCTTAAAAGACCAGGCTTAGCATCTTCCACCCCTATCCAAATCACACATTGAGACCACCCTAATTCATCAATAAGCCTATCTTAAACCATTGACGAATCAAAGAAAAAGCTGCAGAGCTTCAGGATCTGTTTAGATGCTGGGAAGGGAATGGAAACGAAAGGAATCTGAGAAAATGGTTTCACATGATTATGTGCAGATCGCCAGACCAAACCAGAATACTAGCTTCAAACCTAACAGGGAATCTAAACAAATATTAGCTGTTCTTGAACATTGATAGACCATACCCTGATTCGTTAAAGCGTGCGGATTAAATCTATACTCTACTGACAGAATTATAACTTTTCTATCCTTCCGAGCTACGAAGCCTAATATTCTTTGGGTTACTTCAACCAAACAAATTCGAAATGGTACCCGAGTTGCCGGCATCGACGACGTCGACGAGTTGGAAATCCCAGAATTCCTGCGGCGGATGGAACGTTCTAATGGAAGCCGAGAAAAGAACCACCAGTTCATGAGAAAAAAGAAGGCCACCACACCAATCCACGCCGCAATCTCCCTCTTCCTCCTCCGCCTCCATCCTCTCCCACCACCTCCGCCGCCACCAACCTTCTTTTTCCTCGACAAGCACTGCTTCTGCCTCGGCCGCCGCTCCACCGCCTCCTCGTCGCCCAAAGAGAACCCGAGACACGCGACTACTCTCATCCACCATCTCGGACCATAGAACCCCCCGGAGGAGGCGAGCCGACTGGCCCGAAACGGGGAGGAGGCGGCGGCCAAGGCCACAGGCGAGGCCGGGCGGCTCCTCGGGGTGGTGGAGTGGGACCGGGGGTGGAAGCTGCTAGACCAGGCGGCATGCTCCTCATCGGACGGCGACGGCGTCGCATGGCGGAGGGGAGGGAGGGCTTGGAGCTGGGCTTCGAAGAGCGAGGAGGGTGGGCCATCGTCAGACGAAGAGGCCATTGGGGTCGAGTCAGTACTCGGCGGCAGTGGGTTGGGGGTGGACTCCGTTTAACTGCGGCTGGTTCCGtgtctttttttatcttttcgggGACAGATAGCCGGTGGAATCGGCAAGACCCCATTGGGGTCGACTCAGCACTACTGGCTTGGGGGCGGACCTTTCATTGTTAGTGGGGTTGGTtccatgcttttttttttcttttctttttgtgggACAGAGAGCCGGTGGAATCGCGAAGGAGAACACGAAATAGGATTAGTTCAATGTCCACGTGCTCGTTGGAGTTGCCCTGATCTGGTGCGGTTGCTTGGGTGTTCTCAGTTTTTGTGATCTCGCTTTCGCCTTTCCGTGATTTGTGGATTAgcaaaaacctttttttttttttttttttattccaaggTCTGCTGCATAGTTGCTTCACGTCACAGTATTAAAGCCACCCATGTTGTTTATGGTATCTTGGGACATGCTACCTGGACTATTACAGCTTGCACTTCAATATGATGAGCTAAAAGCAATAAGAGGGCCAGAATTACCATACATCTTCTCCACTGATGATAGTCTGTTTGTGGCCAGAGCAACCATAAGGGACACCATGTGTCTTAAAGCCTTAATAGATCTTTTACGTATGCTTTCTCAGGCCAAACTGTTAATCTTCATTAGTTGTGCCTCAAATTCAACCCTTCCACTTCGTTAGCTACTAAAAGATGGATCCACTAGGTATTTCAAATTCATATAAGGGATGGGGTCTGGCTGCCTATTTCCGATGGTGCATTGACACCATTTCATTTTACTTATTTCTTGAATAAGATAGGAAAAAGGACAATGGATTGACAATGGAATGCTTTATTCTTTGCGGGATGAGCAACCTTACTTTAATCTGTCTATTCTTGAATTCCAACTTATTCCATATCATCTTTAAGTATATACGGCTACCATATCAAGAAAGAGGTTTCGAGCATTCTTATAGAGACATTCTCTTTTTTGCTAAAGTTCTCATAGGGACATTCACCAAGCAATAGAGGGCTTTATCTTTTATCTTGGGATATCATTTGTTTTCCAAAGCAGCTGGGTGGCTTGGTTCTTCAACCAAAATAGCAAGCTTTTTTATCCGATGCTGCGGCTTGGCTGGTGCTTAATCCCGACTCTTGTCAaagtcaaatataagtttcatggCATATGGATTATTTATCATAAGCCTTGTAAGTATTCAGTCCTTTGACATCGAATTGTGTCACAATCATCTTCTGCTGGGTACAATTTCATTTGGTACCTTTCCAATGACAATTCAGTGGATTTTATGCATGATCCTTGGATTTCTACTTTACTTCTTGCCTTATGGTTgaaatttattaatatgaataatCCTTTGCAGGATAAAATAGCGGCTGATTTTATTAGTTTTGATCGTAAGGAGATTTTGCTATCCTTAATTCTTCAGCTGCTATGATGTCCCAAGTTCTCGCTATTCCTAGAGCGCATGATTATTAGCTTGATTAGCTGTCATAGCACTCTTCTTGTTTCCACGTAATCTCTCAGCCTTGCATACTGTTAGGAGGTTGCCCATTCCTATGCCTATTAAAGTGCTTGCCTGGAAACTATCGTAGCGAAACTTACTAGGTAAGCAGTTTCAATATCACCAAGGCATCTTAAGGGACGACCAGTTATTGTATCATTGGACTGGTTGACAGTGAGTGCCTAAATTATATTCTGTTTCAGTGTCCCTTTGCTAGCCAAGTCTGGCATCTGTCGGGATAGATTTTGTCCTGACTCTTTGCCAGCATGGGATGATGCCATGTTTGATGCCTTGGTAGAGAACCAAATTCATATCATTCCTGCCTACACCGTATGGCCATTATGACAAACTCGGAATTTCAGGATGTTCCAAGGATTGCTATACCCAGCTGGCACGGCAATTAAATGGCCACCAAATTTTGCATCATTGTTTTTAACTCACCGTTGGGGCACTAGGGTATTACCCTGTCGAGATCTACTTCCACACCTATTATTGTTTCCTGGATAGCCCCCATCCCTAATATTTTAAAGATAAACTTTGATGCTTCAATACGAGACCTTAAGGCAGCTACAGGCTGCATTATTGCTGTTGCAGGTACTCTCACATCCTTCGTTTAGGCCAATGTTGAGCTTCTTGCAGCCTGAAAGGGTCATTATGTAGCCATTCATCATTTTAAGGCTCAGCAGATGTGGGTACAAGGGGATTCTGTCACTGTTATCTCGTGGATCAATGGTCTTCCTATATGCAGATTTCTTTCTAACCCACTGTTGAAGGACATTAGCACTGAACCAATGTTATTCTTCTCACTTTGAAAGCTTCTCATGTTTTT
Above is a genomic segment from Elaeis guineensis isolate ETL-2024a chromosome 1, EG11, whole genome shotgun sequence containing:
- the LOC105039131 gene encoding O-fucosyltransferase 2 isoform X1, which produces MASSSDDGPPSSLFEAQLQALPPLRHATPSPSDEEHAAWSSSFHPRSHSTTPRSRPASPVALAAASSPFRASRLASSGGFYGPRWWMRVVACLGFSLGDEEAVERRPRQKQCLSRKKKVGGGGGGGRGWRRRRKREIAAWIGVVAFFFLMNWWFFSRLPLERSIRRRNSGISNSSTSSMPATRNKWHGKVKSPHGVMFSKLLGLAAHALAEAESKPEPKDLWQEPLDPAVSWTPCANQRSWETCEGNNGYILVSATGGINQQRVAICNAVAVARLLNSTLVIPHFSYNSVWKDKSQFSDIYQAEHFIDYLKADIRIVKELPVELRSLDLEAIGSLVTDDEVMKESKPSFYLKKILPILIKNSVVHFVGFGNRLAFDPIPFELQRLRCRCNFHALRFVDKIQETGALLVQRMRKHRSHSAPLEQNLLGAFAGKPDMTGLKNLPSKYLAVHLRFEIDMAAYSMCYFGGGKDEIEELEAYRAAHFPALTLLRKTKKIPSAAFLRSEGQCPLTPEEAVLMLAALGFKRRTNIYVAGAQIYGGKSRMAAMTSLYPNLVTKETLLSSSEIEPFRNFSSQLAALDFIACAAADAFAMTDSGSQLSSLVSGYRMYYGDGRLPTIRPNKRRLASIFSKNSTIEWKEFERRVRKAIRQTKQVFERPIARSVYRHPRCPECMCKINDTIALLS